The proteins below come from a single Candidatus Chlamydia sanziniae genomic window:
- a CDS encoding V-type ATP synthase subunit A has translation MVITSEQTTQGYVTEAYGNLLRVHFDGYVRQGEVAYVNVDETWLKAEVIEVVGQEVKIQVFEDTQGINRGALVTFSGHLLEAELGPGLLQGIFDGLQNRLQVLAESSSFLQRGKYAAALSDQSLWDYVPKATVGDVLTRGDVLGTVKEGRFIHKIMLPFSCFKEVTLTWVISEGSYNAYTIVAKGRDSSGQELSFTMVQRWPIKQAFIEGEKIPAHEIMDVGLRVLDTQVPILKGGTFCTPGPFGAGKTVLQHHLSKYAAVDIVILCACGERAGEVVEVLQEFPHLIDPHTGESLMHRTCIICNTSSMPVAARESSIYLGVTIAEYYRQMGLHVLLLADSTSRWAQALREISGRLEEIPGEEAFPAYLASRIATFYERGGALKMKDGSEGSLTICGAVSPAGGNFEEPVTQATLSVVGAFCGLSKSRADARRYPSIDPMMSWSKYLDRVAQILEHKVIGWGAAVKKAENFLIHGSEIDKRMEVVGEEGISMEDMEIYLKAELYDFCYLQQNAFDPVDCYCPFERQIELFLLISGIFDTKFTFDSSDDARSCFLELQSKIKTLNGQVFLSEEYLESKEVILKLLETKVIQTT, from the coding sequence ATGGTAATAACCTCAGAACAAACAACACAAGGCTATGTCACAGAAGCCTATGGGAACTTATTGCGCGTGCATTTTGATGGGTATGTACGTCAAGGGGAGGTTGCTTATGTCAATGTAGACGAAACATGGTTAAAGGCTGAGGTTATTGAAGTTGTTGGTCAAGAAGTGAAAATTCAAGTTTTTGAAGATACCCAAGGCATAAATCGTGGTGCTTTGGTTACATTTTCAGGACATCTTTTAGAAGCTGAGCTGGGCCCTGGGTTACTCCAAGGAATTTTTGATGGTTTGCAAAATCGTCTTCAGGTGCTTGCTGAAAGTAGCTCATTTTTGCAAAGAGGAAAATATGCAGCTGCTCTTTCTGACCAATCTCTTTGGGATTATGTTCCCAAAGCTACTGTTGGAGACGTATTAACGCGTGGCGATGTCTTGGGGACAGTAAAAGAAGGACGCTTTATTCATAAGATTATGCTGCCATTCTCTTGTTTTAAAGAAGTTACACTTACTTGGGTGATCTCGGAAGGGAGTTATAATGCTTATACTATAGTGGCAAAAGGTCGTGATTCCTCGGGTCAAGAGCTTTCTTTTACTATGGTGCAAAGATGGCCAATAAAACAAGCTTTTATAGAAGGAGAAAAGATTCCTGCTCATGAAATCATGGATGTTGGCTTAAGAGTATTAGATACACAAGTTCCTATATTGAAAGGAGGAACCTTCTGTACCCCAGGACCTTTTGGTGCGGGTAAGACAGTCTTACAACACCATCTATCGAAATATGCAGCTGTAGATATTGTGATTCTTTGTGCGTGTGGTGAACGTGCCGGCGAGGTGGTTGAGGTATTGCAAGAGTTCCCCCACCTAATTGATCCGCATACAGGGGAATCTTTGATGCATAGGACATGTATTATTTGTAACACCTCCTCTATGCCAGTGGCTGCCAGAGAATCTTCAATTTATTTGGGGGTTACGATTGCAGAATATTATCGCCAGATGGGGTTACATGTGTTGTTGCTTGCAGATTCTACTTCGCGATGGGCTCAAGCTCTTAGAGAAATTTCTGGTCGTCTTGAGGAAATCCCTGGAGAAGAAGCCTTTCCTGCTTATTTGGCTTCCCGTATTGCCACGTTCTATGAGCGTGGGGGAGCTCTAAAGATGAAAGATGGCTCCGAAGGTTCACTAACAATATGTGGAGCCGTATCTCCTGCAGGAGGTAATTTTGAAGAGCCAGTAACACAAGCAACATTGTCTGTAGTAGGAGCTTTTTGTGGCCTTTCTAAGTCACGCGCTGACGCACGACGGTATCCTTCCATAGATCCTATGATGTCTTGGTCGAAATACTTGGATCGGGTAGCTCAAATTTTGGAACATAAAGTTATAGGTTGGGGAGCAGCTGTAAAAAAAGCAGAGAACTTTCTCATTCATGGCTCAGAAATAGATAAACGTATGGAAGTTGTGGGAGAAGAAGGAATTTCCATGGAAGATATGGAAATTTATTTAAAAGCAGAGCTTTACGATTTTTGCTATCTTCAGCAAAATGCCTTTGATCCTGTCGATTGCTACTGTCCTTTTGAGCGACAAATAGAATTGTTCTTACTTATTAGTGGGATTTTCGACACCAAATTTACTTTCGATAGCTCCGATGATGCAAGAAGTTGTTTCCTTGAATTACAAAGCAAGATTAAGACCTTGAATGGGCAGGTGTTTCTTTCTGAAGAATATCTGGAAAGTAAGGAAGTTATTCTTAAGTTGTTAGAAACCAAAGTGATACAAACAACATAG
- a CDS encoding V-type ATP synthase subunit B, which produces MQTIYTKITDIKGNLITLKAEGACLGELAEIERADGRSSYASVLRFDANKVTLQVFGGTSGLSTGDHVVFLGRSMEVIYGDSLLGRRLNGVGKPIDGEGDCFGEPIDISTPTFNPVCRVVPRDMVRTNIPMIDVFNCLVKSQKIPIFSSAGENHNALLMRIASQTDADIVIIGGMGLTFVDYNFFVEEANKLSFIDKCVMFIHQAVDAPVECVLVPDMALACAEKFAIEKKKNVLVLLTDMSAFADALKEIAITMDQIPANRGYPGSLYSDLALRYEKAVDIAGGGSITIVAVTTMPGDDITHPIPDNTGFITEGQFYLKNNRIDPFGSLSRLKQLVIGKVTREDHGDLANALIRLYADSRKAAERMSMGFKLSTWDKHLLAFAELFETRLMSLDVNTPLEEALDIGWKILAQNFTCEEVGIKEHLINKYWPKLCPTKSS; this is translated from the coding sequence ATGCAAACAATATATACAAAAATTACTGATATCAAAGGAAACTTGATTACTTTAAAAGCAGAAGGCGCATGTTTAGGGGAGTTGGCAGAAATAGAAAGAGCTGATGGAAGATCTTCATATGCTTCTGTACTGCGCTTTGATGCTAACAAAGTTACACTCCAGGTTTTTGGTGGGACCTCAGGATTATCTACAGGCGATCATGTGGTTTTTTTAGGAAGATCCATGGAAGTTATTTATGGGGATTCCTTATTGGGAAGAAGACTGAATGGGGTGGGAAAACCGATAGATGGTGAAGGAGATTGCTTTGGTGAACCAATAGACATTTCCACACCAACATTCAACCCAGTATGTCGTGTTGTGCCTAGAGATATGGTGCGAACCAACATTCCTATGATTGATGTGTTTAATTGCTTAGTAAAATCTCAAAAAATTCCGATTTTTTCATCTGCAGGAGAAAATCATAATGCCCTATTAATGCGTATTGCAAGTCAAACTGATGCCGACATTGTCATTATTGGAGGTATGGGGTTGACATTTGTCGATTATAACTTTTTTGTCGAAGAAGCTAATAAGCTCAGCTTTATAGATAAATGTGTGATGTTTATTCATCAAGCTGTAGATGCTCCTGTAGAATGTGTATTAGTTCCAGACATGGCATTAGCTTGTGCAGAGAAATTCGCTATAGAGAAGAAAAAAAATGTCTTAGTATTGCTTACAGATATGTCAGCCTTTGCTGATGCATTGAAGGAAATTGCGATTACTATGGACCAAATTCCAGCGAATCGTGGGTATCCAGGTTCCCTTTATTCAGATTTAGCATTGCGTTATGAAAAAGCTGTGGATATTGCAGGTGGAGGTTCTATTACTATTGTGGCTGTCACAACGATGCCAGGAGACGATATTACACATCCTATTCCGGATAACACAGGATTTATTACTGAAGGACAGTTTTATTTAAAAAATAATCGTATTGATCCTTTTGGTTCCTTATCACGTCTTAAACAGTTAGTCATTGGTAAAGTAACTCGTGAAGATCATGGAGATTTAGCAAACGCATTAATCCGTCTCTATGCGGATTCTCGTAAAGCTGCGGAGAGGATGTCCATGGGGTTTAAGCTTTCTACTTGGGATAAGCATCTTTTAGCTTTTGCAGAACTCTTTGAAACGCGCTTGATGAGCTTAGATGTAAATACTCCTTTAGAAGAAGCCCTGGATATTGGCTGGAAAATTCTTGCACAAAATTTTACTTGTGAAGAAGTGGGGATCAAAGAACATTTAATAAATAAGTATTGGCCGAAGTTATGTCCGACCAAATCAAGCTGA
- a CDS encoding V-type ATP synthase subunit D, translated as MSDQIKLTKHTLRLEKTKLARLEAYLPTLKLKKALLQAEVHMANRDFIKKKKIYKQARDRVYAFAELFSIPLYIDCIKKSFTIDSVDKDYENIAGVEIPLIRNVTLALPSYPLLGTPIWLDGLISSSQEFVRTKVFAEVAEERRKILEEELRSVSIRVNLFEKKLIPGTKETLKKIAIFLSDRSITDVGQVKMAKKKIELRKGKDTCE; from the coding sequence ATGTCCGACCAAATCAAGCTGACCAAACATACCCTACGCCTAGAAAAAACTAAGCTTGCACGTTTAGAGGCCTATCTTCCCACTCTGAAGCTCAAAAAAGCTCTACTTCAAGCCGAAGTACACATGGCGAATCGAGACTTTATTAAGAAAAAAAAGATCTATAAACAAGCTCGTGATCGGGTGTATGCTTTTGCAGAACTATTTAGTATTCCTTTGTACATTGATTGTATAAAAAAGAGCTTTACCATTGATAGTGTGGATAAGGACTATGAGAATATCGCTGGAGTAGAGATTCCCTTAATAAGAAATGTTACCTTGGCTCTTCCTTCCTATCCTCTCTTAGGTACTCCGATATGGCTAGATGGTTTAATTTCATCTTCTCAAGAATTTGTCAGGACTAAAGTGTTTGCTGAAGTTGCAGAAGAACGCCGGAAAATTCTAGAGGAAGAGTTACGTTCAGTTTCAATCCGTGTTAATTTGTTTGAGAAAAAACTCATTCCTGGAACTAAAGAAACGCTTAAAAAAATTGCTATTTTCCTAAGTGATCGTAGTATTACAGATGTTGGTCAGGTCAAAATGGCAAAAAAGAAAATAGAATTGCGCAAGGGGAAGGATACGTGCGAGTAG
- a CDS encoding V-type ATP synthase subunit I: MRVDVHKYLFIGLDKSDFFSASRDLGIIEFISKKHFVTPAYGRRFIDCLKIFNRLEEEYSEDALQFVKIGELSVDEILTEVLTLNQEIQELAENVKALGQEIVRVKPLGRFSSSEIADFSQRTGLSLRFFYRKHREGQEVEENQQNVFYLSTAYNFDYYVVIGIVDLSKDLYTEIEAGRSVNELQEELAALQRQIHQRSNRLCELYAYRDEVIRGLYVYDNAQQLRQAEECSQEFFNGKVFAVQGWVIAKKIKDLQALCDYHQIYMKRVAINPEETVPTYLENKGMGMMGEDLINIYDTPASSDKDPSSWVFVFFVVFFSMIVNDAGYGFLFLASSLFFAYKYRRKIKTSKHLARFIRMFAILGLGCICWGATTTSFFGVTVGNTSILRKYSLTHALALQKAKYYLKFRPAPYKELINEYPTLKSIRDPENFLLAAETNSGEYEAHAVVYNKFIDHILMELALVIGVVHLSLGMFRYCRYRYSGIGWVIFMLSAYLYVPMYLHTLSLIHYVFGVPYELGSYLGYYGMFFGIGVAVVLAVIQKSWRGIEELVAVIQVFSDVLSYLRIYALGLAGAMMGATFNQLGARLPILLGAIVILLGHSVNIILSIMGGVIHGLRLNFIEWYHYSFDGGGRPLRPLKKVTYYQEIDT, encoded by the coding sequence GTGCGAGTAGATGTTCATAAATATCTTTTTATTGGACTAGATAAATCGGATTTTTTTTCTGCAAGTAGAGATCTCGGCATCATAGAATTTATTTCTAAGAAGCACTTTGTAACTCCGGCGTATGGGCGACGCTTTATCGATTGTTTAAAAATTTTTAATCGTTTAGAAGAAGAGTATTCTGAAGATGCATTACAATTCGTAAAGATTGGCGAACTCTCTGTTGATGAGATTTTGACAGAAGTCCTCACTTTGAATCAGGAAATCCAAGAATTAGCAGAAAATGTAAAGGCTTTAGGACAAGAAATTGTTAGAGTAAAACCCTTAGGACGATTTTCTTCCAGTGAGATCGCGGATTTTTCACAACGTACAGGGTTGTCACTTCGGTTTTTCTACCGAAAACATCGCGAAGGCCAAGAAGTAGAGGAAAACCAACAAAATGTATTCTATCTTTCAACAGCGTATAACTTTGATTATTACGTAGTCATCGGCATTGTAGATCTCTCCAAGGATTTGTATACAGAAATAGAAGCAGGAAGATCTGTAAATGAACTTCAGGAAGAACTTGCAGCGCTGCAACGTCAAATTCATCAGAGGTCGAATAGACTTTGCGAACTTTATGCGTATCGTGACGAAGTTATCCGTGGTTTATATGTGTATGACAATGCGCAACAATTACGCCAAGCTGAAGAATGCAGTCAGGAATTCTTTAACGGCAAAGTTTTTGCTGTCCAAGGATGGGTAATTGCCAAGAAAATCAAAGATCTTCAAGCTCTCTGTGACTACCACCAAATCTATATGAAAAGGGTGGCTATAAATCCTGAGGAAACTGTGCCTACATATTTAGAGAATAAAGGCATGGGCATGATGGGAGAAGATCTTATCAATATCTACGATACTCCCGCTTCTTCTGATAAAGATCCCTCTTCTTGGGTTTTTGTCTTCTTTGTAGTTTTCTTTTCTATGATTGTTAACGATGCGGGTTACGGATTTTTATTTCTTGCTTCCTCGCTATTCTTTGCCTACAAGTATCGTCGTAAAATAAAGACTTCCAAACATCTTGCTCGCTTTATTAGGATGTTTGCTATCCTAGGACTGGGATGTATATGTTGGGGAGCTACGACAACTTCGTTTTTTGGCGTTACTGTTGGTAACACCAGTATTTTAAGAAAGTATTCACTTACCCACGCTCTTGCTCTGCAAAAGGCAAAGTACTACTTAAAATTCCGACCCGCTCCGTATAAAGAACTTATTAATGAATATCCGACTTTAAAGTCTATCCGAGATCCCGAGAACTTTTTGTTGGCAGCGGAAACTAACAGTGGGGAATACGAAGCTCATGCTGTGGTTTATAATAAATTTATTGATCATATCCTTATGGAGCTTGCTCTTGTTATTGGGGTCGTCCATCTTTCTTTGGGGATGTTTCGCTATTGTCGATATCGCTACTCCGGAATTGGTTGGGTGATATTTATGCTTAGTGCCTACCTTTATGTGCCCATGTATTTGCATACCCTATCTTTAATCCATTATGTGTTTGGTGTGCCTTATGAACTCGGAAGCTATCTAGGATATTATGGTATGTTTTTTGGGATTGGCGTTGCGGTGGTGCTGGCAGTTATACAGAAAAGTTGGCGCGGAATTGAAGAACTGGTTGCTGTGATTCAGGTGTTTTCTGATGTTCTTTCCTACTTGCGTATTTACGCTTTAGGGTTAGCAGGCGCTATGATGGGAGCTACTTTTAATCAACTGGGAGCACGTCTACCAATTCTTCTCGGTGCTATAGTGATTTTGTTAGGTCATTCTGTGAATATCATTCTTTCTATCATGGGAGGAGTCATCCATGGGTTAAGGCTGAATTTTATCGAGTGGTATCACTACAGCTTTGACGGGGGAGGACGGCCACTGCGTCCTTTAAAAAAAGTAACCTACTATCAGGAAATTGATACTTAA
- a CDS encoding ATP synthase subunit C yields the protein MIDLSVVGPALVLGLAMIGSAIGCGIAGVASHAVMSRIDEGHGKLIGMSAMPSSQSIYGFILMLLMQTSIKNGSLSAAGGIAIGLSVGAALLLSAVMQGKCCVSGIQAYARSSSIYGKCYAAIGIVESFALFAVVFALLLL from the coding sequence ATGATTGATTTATCTGTTGTTGGACCTGCTTTAGTCTTGGGGCTGGCAATGATAGGGAGTGCTATAGGCTGTGGTATTGCTGGCGTTGCTTCGCATGCTGTAATGTCTCGAATAGATGAAGGACATGGTAAGCTGATAGGTATGTCCGCTATGCCCTCTTCGCAATCGATCTATGGTTTTATTTTGATGTTGCTTATGCAGACATCGATTAAAAATGGGTCTCTGTCAGCAGCTGGAGGTATTGCTATAGGCTTATCCGTAGGAGCAGCACTGCTCCTATCTGCAGTGATGCAAGGTAAGTGCTGCGTTAGCGGAATTCAGGCTTACGCTCGGTCGTCATCGATTTATGGTAAATGTTATGCCGCTATTGGGATTGTCGAGTCGTTTGCACTCTTTGCTGTTGTTTTTGCGTTATTATTACTCTAA
- a CDS encoding acyl-CoA dehydrogenase, with amino-acid sequence MVNVMPLLGLSSRLHSLLLFLRYYYSKALFAFTLLLLGNFLCLSGCFEPTLSSFTEYIDTEYTSAAQLDIEQGSMHEVFGQQVIVSWTLPSRMRKCLPATLYLWVYYGNGTVEKLIYEVNQLAGYRVYCLKGHNYEEMQGIVSYHITLCSGDKEIVSRRHHLWMEVISVDNSSLL; translated from the coding sequence ATGGTAAATGTTATGCCGCTATTGGGATTGTCGAGTCGTTTGCACTCTTTGCTGTTGTTTTTGCGTTATTATTACTCTAAAGCTCTATTTGCTTTTACGTTATTGCTCTTAGGAAACTTTTTATGTTTGTCAGGTTGTTTTGAGCCTACACTCTCCTCATTTACAGAGTATATAGATACCGAATATACATCCGCAGCACAGCTGGATATCGAACAGGGGAGCATGCATGAAGTTTTTGGCCAGCAAGTTATAGTCAGCTGGACCCTTCCTTCTCGTATGCGAAAATGTTTACCAGCAACCCTGTATCTCTGGGTATATTATGGGAATGGTACGGTTGAAAAACTTATCTATGAAGTAAATCAGCTTGCAGGTTACCGTGTCTATTGCCTTAAAGGGCATAATTACGAGGAAATGCAAGGTATTGTTTCTTACCATATAACGTTATGCAGTGGAGATAAGGAGATTGTGAGTAGACGTCATCACCTATGGATGGAGGTCATTTCAGTAGATAACTCGTCCTTGTTATAA
- a CDS encoding valine--tRNA ligase, which yields MKKEDFPKTYNSKDIEKSLYAFWEENGMFHADTSSDRPSYSLVMPPPNVTGILHMGHALVNILQDILVRYKRMSGFVTCWVPGTDHAGIATQSVVERYLHAKYGKCRADYSREEFLNHIWEWKEKSESVILSQLRQLGCSCDWDRKCFTMDPLANHAVKKAFKTLFEQGHIYRGYYLVNWDPVLQTALADDEVEYEEKEGWLYYIRYRVVNSETSVVVATTRPETLLGDTAIAVHPDDTRYTELIGAKVMLPFVHREIPIIGDISVEPTFGTGAVKITPAHDKDDYRIGRNHNLPMVNILTPKGEINENGGPFAGLKKEQARQEIITALENLKLFVKQEPYILRIGISYRSGAVIEPYLSKQWFVSVSSFRAPLREFVDNKSIRIFPKEFTKNYLSWVNNLRDWCISRQLWWGHRIPVWYHKDNEDRMLCYDGEDIPEEVVQDPENWYQDPDVLDTWFSSALWPLTCFGWPSKETSDLKKFYPTSVLVTGHDILFFWVTRMVLLCSAMSGQKPFFEVFLHGLIFGKSYKRHSTTGNWAYIVGEEKHSYDMGKECPSDVIAKWEKLSKSKGNVIDPLQMIDTYGADAVRMVLCSCANRGEQIDLDYRLFEEYKNFANKVWNGARFIFSHIADLKGKDLLSGIDPVSLGLEDFYVLHSFNQIIKQIEEAYISYSFDKISTLAYEFFRNDLCSTYLEIIKPILFGKQGNENTRTAKRKLLVVLLVNVLGILHPVAPFITETLFLKVKEILGDIPEGCGDVFTSHTLTMLRARACMEASYPKPFKIDMPDDLNESFMFAQRLVYTVRNIRGEMQLDPRLSLDAFAICSGDKDIQPYVPIIQALGGLTSIQIVLEEPQGRLYSLGVVDSIRLGIFVPEKYLAKEKTRLEKEKQRLERNVQNIKRLLSSKSFCEKADPDLVRGKEEILKNSCIELQNILDKLISFS from the coding sequence ATGAAAAAAGAAGATTTCCCAAAAACTTATAACTCTAAGGATATAGAAAAATCTTTATATGCTTTCTGGGAAGAGAATGGCATGTTTCACGCCGATACCTCAAGTGACAGACCCTCGTATTCTTTGGTTATGCCCCCGCCCAATGTTACAGGAATCCTACACATGGGTCATGCTTTAGTAAATATTCTGCAGGATATTTTAGTACGCTACAAACGGATGTCAGGCTTTGTAACTTGTTGGGTGCCGGGGACAGACCATGCAGGAATTGCTACTCAAAGTGTAGTAGAGAGATATCTTCATGCAAAGTATGGAAAGTGTCGTGCAGACTATTCTCGTGAAGAATTTCTGAATCACATTTGGGAATGGAAAGAAAAAAGTGAATCCGTAATTCTCTCACAATTACGACAGTTGGGTTGTTCTTGTGATTGGGATAGAAAATGCTTTACTATGGACCCTCTAGCCAATCACGCTGTAAAAAAAGCATTCAAAACTCTATTTGAGCAGGGGCATATTTACCGTGGCTACTACCTTGTGAACTGGGATCCTGTATTGCAAACTGCTCTCGCTGATGACGAAGTAGAATATGAAGAAAAAGAAGGGTGGTTATATTACATTAGGTATCGCGTTGTAAACTCCGAGACCTCTGTTGTAGTAGCAACAACACGTCCAGAAACCCTATTAGGCGACACTGCAATTGCTGTTCATCCCGATGACACCCGCTATACAGAGCTTATTGGTGCTAAAGTTATGCTTCCCTTTGTTCACCGTGAGATTCCTATCATTGGGGATATTTCGGTAGAGCCTACCTTCGGTACGGGAGCTGTGAAGATCACTCCTGCACACGATAAAGACGACTATCGCATAGGCAGAAACCACAACCTCCCCATGGTGAATATCTTAACACCTAAAGGAGAGATTAATGAGAACGGAGGACCTTTTGCTGGACTTAAGAAAGAACAAGCTCGTCAGGAGATTATCACAGCACTGGAAAACCTGAAACTCTTCGTAAAACAGGAGCCTTATATCCTCCGCATAGGGATCTCTTATCGGTCAGGAGCTGTAATCGAACCCTACCTTTCAAAACAATGGTTTGTTTCAGTTTCTAGCTTTCGAGCACCCTTAAGAGAGTTTGTTGATAACAAGAGTATCCGCATTTTTCCTAAGGAGTTTACCAAAAATTATCTGTCTTGGGTGAATAACCTTAGAGATTGGTGTATTAGTCGGCAATTATGGTGGGGGCATCGTATTCCTGTATGGTATCATAAAGATAATGAAGACCGTATGTTATGCTATGATGGTGAAGATATCCCCGAAGAAGTTGTTCAAGACCCTGAAAATTGGTATCAAGATCCCGATGTTTTAGATACTTGGTTTTCTTCTGCGTTATGGCCCCTTACTTGTTTTGGATGGCCAAGCAAGGAGACTTCGGATTTAAAGAAGTTTTATCCCACCTCAGTATTGGTTACGGGGCATGATATTCTCTTTTTCTGGGTAACTCGTATGGTGTTGCTATGTTCTGCCATGTCTGGACAGAAACCCTTCTTTGAAGTTTTCTTGCACGGGCTAATTTTTGGAAAGTCATATAAACGTCACAGTACCACAGGAAATTGGGCTTACATTGTAGGAGAAGAAAAACATTCTTACGATATGGGTAAGGAGTGTCCTAGTGACGTCATTGCTAAATGGGAAAAGCTCTCCAAGTCTAAAGGTAATGTTATTGATCCTTTGCAAATGATAGACACTTATGGAGCCGACGCTGTTCGTATGGTCCTGTGTTCATGTGCAAATCGTGGTGAGCAAATAGATCTTGATTATAGGTTATTTGAAGAATATAAGAATTTTGCAAATAAGGTATGGAATGGTGCGAGGTTTATCTTCAGCCATATTGCTGATCTAAAGGGAAAAGATCTTCTCTCGGGTATAGACCCAGTTTCTTTAGGACTCGAAGATTTTTATGTTCTTCATAGTTTTAACCAAATTATAAAGCAGATAGAAGAAGCATATATAAGTTATTCCTTTGATAAAATTTCAACTCTTGCCTATGAATTTTTCCGTAATGATTTGTGTTCTACATACTTAGAAATTATTAAGCCGATTCTTTTTGGCAAACAAGGTAATGAAAATACAAGAACAGCAAAGCGTAAGTTATTAGTTGTACTTTTAGTAAATGTATTGGGAATTCTTCATCCTGTAGCCCCTTTCATTACAGAAACCCTGTTTTTAAAAGTTAAGGAAATATTGGGAGATATTCCAGAGGGATGTGGAGACGTATTCACAAGCCATACTTTGACAATGTTGCGTGCGCGTGCATGTATGGAGGCCTCGTACCCTAAGCCATTCAAGATTGATATGCCAGATGATCTTAATGAATCGTTTATGTTCGCACAAAGACTCGTATATACCGTAAGGAATATCCGTGGGGAGATGCAGCTTGACCCTCGCCTTTCTCTAGACGCTTTTGCTATTTGTAGTGGAGATAAAGATATTCAACCTTATGTTCCGATTATTCAGGCTTTGGGAGGACTCACCTCTATCCAGATAGTATTAGAGGAACCTCAAGGACGTCTGTATAGTCTTGGTGTTGTAGATAGTATCCGTCTGGGAATTTTTGTACCTGAAAAATATCTAGCTAAAGAAAAAACTCGCTTAGAAAAAGAAAAACAAAGACTCGAGCGCAATGTTCAAAATATCAAGCGTTTACTTAGTAGTAAGAGTTTTTGTGAGAAAGCAGATCCTGATCTTGTTCGTGGGAAAGAGGAAATTTTAAAGAATAGTTGTATAGAGTTACAAAACATTCTTGATAAACTTATATCGTTTTCCTAA